Below is a window of Clostridiales bacterium DNA.
TGAGCGAGACCTACCAGGCATTCGGCACCCAGCTGGATCCCATTATCTCCGACGCGGCTGTGCAGTACATCGCAGGCCTGATCGACGAAGCTGGCCTCCGTGCTGCCTGGGCTGACTGGGCTGCGCAGGGCGGCGACCAGGTAACTGCTGAGTACAACGAAGCCTATCATGCTTCCATCCAGTAATTCCTGAATCCAACGGTTATCCGGGGCTGCCGCGGGTGCGGCAGCCCCTAACAATTTGATGTTGTGAGGACCATATCATCACAGGAGAATGAAAATGAACAGAGTATACTGCTGCTACCCCGGGGGAAAGCACAAGGCGCTGACCATGAGCTATGACGACGGCCGTTCCTATGACCGCCGCCTGGTGGAGATTTTCAACAAAAACGGGATCAAGGGGACGTTCCACCTGAACAGCGGCCTGTTTGACCGGGGCGACCGGGTGATGCCGGAGGAGATTTCCACCCTGTACGCGGGCCATGAGGTGGCGTGCCACACCGTGACGCACCCGACGATTGCCCGCTGCCCGCTGCCGGAGGTGGCGCAGGAAGTGCTCGAGGACCGGAAATTCCTGGAGAAATACACCGGCTATCCGGTGCGGGGACTGAGCTATCCGAACGGCTCCGTGACCAAGGACATCGAAAACCTGCTGCCGTCGCTGGGAATCCGCTATTCCCGTGTGGTAGGCTCTTCGGATTCCTTCGGGCTGCCCGAGAATCCGTACCGCTGGCAGGCCACCTGCCACCACAATCACCGGCTGATGGAACTGGGCGAACAGTTCCTGGGCCTTTTCAAGAAACAGTACCTGTATCTGATGTATGTATGGGGACACAGCTACGAATTCAACGACAAGAACAACTGGGATCTGATGGAATCCTTCTGCGAAATGATGGGCGGCAAGGAGGACATCTGGTACTGCACGAATATCGAGTTCATGGACTGCATGGACGATTTCGCCCGCCTGCAGTTTGCGGCGGACAACAGCTTTGTATATAATCCCAACGCCAGGGACTGCTATATATCCGTGAACGACCAGCCTGCCATCCGGATCCCCGGGGGTCAGTGCATGACACTGTAAGGAGAGAAAACCATGGAACTGTACCGCGATCCGGTGACCGGCTATGAAATCCGTCGCTACACGGAAGGCCCGGAACGGAATGCCAAGCTTTACTTTACCTGTGAAAACTTCTCGACGGACGACCAATACTTCTTCTTCATGAAGCAGCAGATGTCGGACGGCAGTAAGGAACTGTCCGGCGGATGCTACCGGGCCAACGTGGAAACCGGCGAGCTGGAACGCGTGACGGACAATACCTACCGCGGCTTTGCCACCGACCGGGAGAAGAACATCGGCTACACCTGCCGGAATGAGACGGAAGTGTACGCCGTGGACCTTGCCACGATGGAGATGAGGAAGATCGGCGACCTGCCGAAGGGCGGCCAGATCACCGGCCACCTTACCGCGGCGGACACCGGGCGCATCGCATGCAGCTACCACCTGGCCAACAAGTACTACGGCCTGGTGATCATGGATCCCGGCAAGGAAGCGGAAGTGGTGTACCAGAGCGACTACCGCCTGGGCCACGCGCAGATCTGCCCGTCGGACGAGAACCTGATCTTCTACATCCACGAGACGGAGGGAGACGCTTTCCAGCGCACCTGGATGTTCGACGTGAAGGAACGGTATGTGCGTCCCTACTACGTGGAGCATCCCAACGAGTGGATTACCCACGAGGTGTGGTCCTCCGATGGGAAGGAAATGGCGCTCATGAAGCTGGATCCCGCCGGGCCTGTGGACGGGAGCAAAGGCGAGTTCCACACCGGCAACATCATCATCGCCGATAAGGACGGCCGGCACTTTGACGTGGCGGCGCAGAGCATGCAGATCCTGCACCCCTGCATCAGCCGGGACCATAAATGGCTGTGCGCGGACCGCATCAGCTACCTGGGCACCAAAGTGCAGGAAGGCGTGGTCCTGTTTGAACGCGCCACGGGCAAATCCAAGTTCATCGCGTCCACCGGAAACTGCAAAACCGGTGCGGACCACCAGCATCCCTCCTTCAACCGCCGGGGTGACCAGATCCTCTTCTCCAACCCGGACGCGAACGGGAATGCCCAGGTGTGTGTGATTGACCTGAATCAGGTATGGAAGGACTGGTAAGCATATGCCTTCGATTTATATCATCGGTGATTCCACGGTGGAGGACAACAAGCCGCCGTTCCGGGGCTGGGGATGGGCCCTGCCGAAGTATGTGAAGGAAGGCGTGGAGGTGAAGAACCACGCGCTCTCCGGCCGCAGCACCCGTTCCTTCCGGGAGGAAGGCCTGTGGGATCCGGTGGAAAAGGGACTTTCCGCCGGGGACCTGCTGCTGATCCAGTTCGGCCACAACGACGAAAAGGACGACGAGCGCCACACGGATCCGGACACGACCTATCCGGAAAACCTGTGGAACTACTGCAAGGCCGCGCTGGACAAAGGCGCGCAGCCGGTGCTGCTGACGCCGGTT
It encodes the following:
- a CDS encoding polysaccharide deacetylase family protein, which produces MNRVYCCYPGGKHKALTMSYDDGRSYDRRLVEIFNKNGIKGTFHLNSGLFDRGDRVMPEEISTLYAGHEVACHTVTHPTIARCPLPEVAQEVLEDRKFLEKYTGYPVRGLSYPNGSVTKDIENLLPSLGIRYSRVVGSSDSFGLPENPYRWQATCHHNHRLMELGEQFLGLFKKQYLYLMYVWGHSYEFNDKNNWDLMESFCEMMGGKEDIWYCTNIEFMDCMDDFARLQFAADNSFVYNPNARDCYISVNDQPAIRIPGGQCMTL
- a CDS encoding rhamnogalacturonan acetylesterase: MPSIYIIGDSTVEDNKPPFRGWGWALPKYVKEGVEVKNHALSGRSTRSFREEGLWDPVEKGLSAGDLLLIQFGHNDEKDDERHTDPDTTYPENLWNYCKAALDKGAQPVLLTPVSRRFFVGGGAMLYTHGEYPRAVRQLAEEKHIPLIDLKKESRELYLSLGEEKTAELFVRLAPGENPDFPDGHDDKTHFNATGADKICALVVEGMRRIPECAKFLK